A section of the Thermodesulfobacteriota bacterium genome encodes:
- the zapB gene encoding cell division protein ZapB, producing the protein MSEFEKLEERVNRLLKDYEDLREASTGAKKLVRLKDLEIEGLEKKLKQLDQERGKVRGRVDALLARLDNLIQ; encoded by the coding sequence TTGAGCGAGTTCGAAAAACTCGAAGAGAGGGTCAATCGGCTGTTAAAGGACTACGAAGACCTGCGCGAGGCGAGCACGGGGGCAAAAAAGCTCGTCCGGCTGAAAGACCTGGAGATAGAGGGGCTCGAGAAGAAGCTCAAGCAACTCGACCAGGAAAGGGGCAAGGTTCGGGGCAGGGTGGACGCGCTCCTGGCCAGGCTCGATAACCTGATCCAGTAA